agccgaaaagtgaactagtctactaCACAaataccactgaccacactgacatgacacttataacaaaaattcaaccattttctgtctaattttttgttgtcagattttacaggttcgcaataccgacggtaggtggcgaacctgaaaaatttaacaaaaaatgccctatagaaaaaatggacctgtttagcccgattttatcgtagaaattgcctgtttttattttaaagttgggtggcatttcctaactgggatagcatttcttcaaatcgatcgatgcgcactctggaatcgatattgcgtactgttggaaaaattatccagaaaacgaaatcgagtgtccagtcagtatggtcagtgcatATACCTTAGGGAAAGATTCatggtaggggaggagcgggctatatgcgcctattaagcagaacactgatttacaccaatatcacatcgaatatgtctacaaaaactatatacacgtgtgcaggcatccgTTTTCtgtacattggagtaatttttatgttaaaatttgctttcgtttttgagaaaacgattttattataactgttgtcaaaaatGCCGAATCTCAAACCGTgcaggctaaatgcgcctatttatgttttgaacaaaattcctgttttgggcaatatttccgtataatttcattgaactgATAGAAAATAATAACTTCGGTATgataaagctgaagttttaaaaaaatcaatgtgtaatataattttatggaataaaaaaaagttagggttgccatactatggaggcagttcttccataagaaaaacttcaTCAAATCTGTTCATAGattttcaattctctcttaagatgttgatcagagcttagatttgaagtttcaatgataaaatttatttacttatcctctttaacctgttattttaggatggaggcattttacaaacataatGGGGGCATGcgaaaacactctcttattgcactatataatcattattaaacctccataaaagctgaaatatgttttattttttaagttcatttaaataagaaacaaaaaacatcctagtttttattttgagcttctctacgtataatttttaaaagtcaaaatattacatcaaaaggtatcaaaaccttgaatgaatttttaagtttttttgagtttataaattcataaaattctttcttgctttatgttttaagcgtatcgccctcaaaatgcattggttagataagctgtctagtcagccatttcatcaaacagccgtagggtcatttaacccgataggcccatttaggaaacctttcccctactacaAACAACCGCTGGAGAGGTTGTACAAAGAATAGAAAACGAACTTCCACAAGGATGCCCACTTTCCCCATTCCTATTCAATCTGTACACAGCCGACCTTCACAACGACAACCAAGAAAACTATTTCttggttaaggttgccagattgcccggttttatccgggtttgcccggatatttgatacaaaatttgcgggccgacccggttgcccggatttcattggaaaatgcccggatgttgcccggatttattcactttatttggcaaatcaaacaaaaaaaaaccaaattgtgttgtaaaaatgacaaaaatgacataaatgacagaaatgacataaatgacatgaatgacgttaatgacataaatgacattaatgacatgaatgacataaataaaataaatgccataaatgacacaaatgacaaaaatgacataaataacataaatgacataaaaacaaaaattacataaatgacaaaaaaatgacacaattaacattgaaaacattaacaaaattgacagaattgacaaaattgagaaaattgagaaaaccgacaaaattgacaagatgacaaaagaaaaaaaatagaaatacgaaaatgacaaaaatgacagaattacgaatatgtcaaaaataacaaacatttcagaaatgcccaaatgtacaaaaattacaaacatttcagaaatggcaaaatgtacaaaaatgacgaaaacgaaaaaaatgacaaaaatgacaaaaaaacaagaaataaattacaaaaataacaacaaagaaaattgttgaaaacaattgATAAAAAGCTAATAAAAAGAAACAAGGGAGATCAAGTCTGACTTGCAAAAAGATGCAGATTTCCATAGGCTGTAATTAGAGTCAGAGTCAGTGTGATTCTTCATAAAGCTGCCGCATGAAAAAAGGTATAAGAAGAACGATTCTCATTAAGGCTTTCGGTgaaaaattgactcaaaagatGTATCCAGTACATATGATTCGATATTTACCTATAAATTTCATATGTGATTCGCCTTCTCGATTGCACTTAACTATATATAAGCCCGTTGGCTAGACTTGTTGAAGTTTATTGCATTGGTCATTCAAccatatttaaattatttatactTTAATTACTTCTAATTAGATTCAGTTAATAACTTAAGCTTAATCGACATTCTTAGAACCATTAGTAGAACACATTGTTGTTATGAATTATGCATGTTTCTCCAATTGTTGGTCTTAACCCGAACGGGGTATAATCCTGCATTAGATTTTCTTGTTATTGAGTGTAAATTTCTGAAGCAAATGAACAGTTGAACGATGAAGATATTCACAAATAAAAAGAGTTCCTACACGCGCATTTATGATCGCACCCTCTCAATCATCTTTTGGTAATCGTTTGTGCAACCCTACTCCTCCTCCTCCTGCTTACAATCAAATCAGATGACTTCCTGTTTGCTGCCAACGGTTTGAGCTTCCGTGATCTGCAAGTTGACAGCCCATCATCTTTTTCTCTAGTGGTAGGTCGAGGTCTATAGGACGGCAACATCTCCTCAGTACACCCAGTCCCACTTGGTGTGGTCGATCTCGTTCCGCACCACGTCCAGTGCCGTGTTGCGTGCATTAACCTTCCGGACAAAAATGCGTCGATTGCCAAGGGGCTGCAGCGCCCGATAATTGTCCACCATCGGCGAGCCATGCATACCGGTGTCCAGCTGAAGGAagcataaaaagaaaaaaaaatgaagcaaaatgaTTAGTTCCCTCTGCTCTTGACCGAGCTGATGATAAGCTCGTCTATCTAAATGTCTTCAATCACTAACCACACGGAAGCGACGGATCTGGGAAATGGAAATGTTCAGAAGATCCGGGAAGACGACCCAGGTGACGGCCTCGGAGCAGGGTGGTGTCGTCAGCGAGCCCTTGTAGGTGTAGAACCGAGTCAGGTCCAGGTCCCCGAGGAGCGAGTTCAGTGTGAAGGTATAGTTCAGATGCACCTGATTGTCGTAGTCCTCGATCGCTGGGAAGGATCGCAACAGGTATCCGATCTCGTTGCCCTCGTGTTCCGTGACCTGGAAGAAGAacagaattaaatttttggtcTTGTGGATGTTTGAGAATTTGGGTGGGCATCCTGTTACCTGATAGAAGAACCCGAGTACGGTCAAACCGTCCGAATATCCCAAAGCTTCGGCgacatttttgtactttttattTCGGTGAATGATGTGCATTTCTAGTGggtatctgaaaaaaaaaccaaaggatAGAAATCATGAAtgcttatttttaagttttatctaGTGTAATTGCGAAAAAATCGCATCATTACTGGcatataaggctatgatcatttagtatccgggcagttacaaacgtgtgtattttaaaaactattcattttatcgaaaaactttctaaagaggaaatgaaggtgttaatatgacatttaatataactttttcataacatctcttttttatctttgcacacttttttcagtcatgtattgatttgttttttttttagcacagaagcaaaacctttgcaaaatcatgctattttacacaaattcacctggaaaaaccaattggaatcgtgttggaaccttttcatgagtaggcatctcgaagaatttgatctcttagatccggttttaacataaatttttttgtccatcagaacacatctgtcatattgcgtaaaacccggatgcacagattgcgatttttggaactgatcattattagttatttacttggtgtctactagtcaggcaacactttttgcctgccggaaatggatgttttgcattatttaaggagtctgcattcagttatcctcAATAACCATAgattttttaccatatttaaacTCAAAggttccactccgatgcttAATTCGAACTTcttgtggatcctagagtggctccttatacttcttaaccatttggtccgaaaacaaaaatcagaaaaaatcaacagttcatgagctttcaagtcaacaatgaagaattttcgaggcgcaaaatgcgtaaaaggagcaaatttgtgcaaaattatttttaccatgtctttttgcatcgtgaatatctcaaacacacgataacttaaaaatctatcaaaaataggcaagatagtcctttttataaccaacacaaggctactaaagttttgcatatccgagctctattaacgtagataTCACctaaataaagtgcccggatactaaatgatcatagccttatgagAAGGTTATGGTAAGATATTCAGGATTTATGGAACTGctcaaaaaggtaaatttttgtcaaactaGAAATTCGAGCGATCCTGGATGGATGGTTAACCGTTAAATATCTTCAATttcaaacgatttgaaaaactttcgatGCTGTCTTACTTTGTAATTTATTCTGGTTTAATCCGAGAGTTAgactaaaattgtaaaaaaaacaatgcttaTCACAGTTAGatataacataaaaaaacaagGCAATtccatagaaataaaaaaagtcgGTAAACAGTTCAGAACTACAGATAGATATTTGTCGATAAAATTCTCAACGataaagaaaaattcttggcCATGGTAAGCTACAATTCTTGAGGTGATGCTATTTATCTTAACTCCTATCAAATCTTTTAAAACAGATTTTCATCGAATTAGGCTTCTTTTTCGGCTATAGCGGATAGCAGAAAATGTAttcttttatgaaaattttgcatcgTGGACCCGCCTGTGGGCTATTTGTGTAGGAACattgaaagaaatgaaaaatatttgcatacTTTCGGGGGTTTTTCTTGAACCGTGGGCCTGTTGGCCATAAATCAAAAGACCTAAACAGCTGGGCAACATTTTAAGCTACAAACCCGAAAACTGAATTTGCGATACACTTCCatccagttttttttagatttgtttcGAAGAAGCTTGATAAgagatattttcatcaaagtcgAACGATTTCTTCTGGATTTAGCTTTGTTACAacttaaattatgtatttaggcCTGTACAAAAGATTTAGCACACGAAGACctaatattgatgaaaaaagtaCTAAGTCAATGCGATTCGAAGATGGTACAAAATTCTTAAGTATAAATTGAAGAAATGGGAAATTGCGATCGAAATCAGATTTACCGATTGTAACCATTTTTGTTGcgttgaatttcaaaaacttgaaactttGTAGTTTTTGAGTAGCCATTTTAGAGGACGTGAGCTAAGAACTTGTGTCAATCTGGGGTCTAAGAAGCTCCAAAAAAGTGGTTTGATGGCTTGAGCTTAAAAATCGGTGGCGATTCTATCTTATTAAAAAGTCCTGccaaatatgaacaaaataaggtcatttgaaaattttaatagcaCATAACCTAttaatcaagtaatttttatcgTAAATTTCAGTAAAATCAAGAAGATAAAATgcgaaataactcccatcttccacaataAGTAATTtaggtcttgtaatctttcgggtttttaatttctttttatcgaaatttacatagaatacttcaaactttatgttTTATTATCTCGAAGTAATAACGTAATACGACAAACTATGGTGTAACAGTACTTTATTGAACGATCTTACATCGGTGACGGACAGTATAAAACTGATGCTCGTAGTTGTAAGGATAGAGCGTGAGAGTTTGTTGTAGCTAACATAGGGTGTTTCTAAATACTGTAACATACTCCCTACTCTAAGAAAATTGTTATTCAAATGTTACTTCAAAGTCCTTGAATCTATCCGGAATGCGTATTTCACGTTTCGGTCTTCCTACACCTGCTTCATTCGGAACCTGCTTTTGAGTTTGTTGTGTTGATCGTGTATGTTTTGAAGTGGGCGTCGGCCGGGTGCGCGACGCTGCTGATGTTGATGTCGACGGATTGGAATCGATCGAAGCAAGCTGTGTTGTTGTGTTTTCCTCCTGCCAATTGTTCGGTTGTTCAGTTTCTCGGACGTCTACTTGATTCGGGCTTGAAGAACTTGTTTCAGGAATGGCCAAAGTTTGATCGAGGTTCGAGGTATCGGGTTCATTACGTGGCTTAAGATGTACGAGGCTACGACGATAATCCACTCCATCAACGTTGACTACATAGGACCGCTCACTCAAACGATTGGCAATTGTTCCAGCGGACCATTGCTTAGAAGTTTCTGGATGCAACTGGGTGTATACTGGCGAACCAACTTGGAGATCAGGTAATTTCCGAGTTTTTCTATCATAATGTCGTTTGTATGATTTACGGTTTTCTTCTATAGCTTCAGGTACCTTTTCTACCACCTTTGGGAGCAATTTTGCGGTCGATGTTGGTACTCCAGATCGGGTTGAGCGTGAAAATAAGCGAGATGCAGGACTGGAACCAATCTTATTCGGAATGTTCCTCCAATGAAGAAGTGCGTACCAGTAGTCAGTGCCAGTTTCTTCCGCTTTCTTGAGCAAACGTTTTGCTATTTTCACAGCCGCTTCTGATTTACCATTCGCTTGTTGGTGATGTGGTGCTGAAGTTACCAACTCGAAATCCCATTCTTTAGAAAACTGGAccattttcacgttcgaaaAGTTTGTGACGTTATCACTAAGGACTCGTTGCGGTTTACCAtgacgagcaaaattttgcttgcaGATGCTGATTACTGATTCAGGAGTCAAGTCTTTCAGTAGATCCAGTTCAAAAAAGTCAGAGTAATGGTCTACGGTGACTAGGAACTTACGTTTGATTCCATTATATTCTGCTTGGAACACATCCATGGACACTAGCTGGAAAGGATACACTGGTATGCAGTGGGTCATCATCGTAGGATTCGGTTGCGAGGCGGCATATTTGGCACAGGTGACGCACTGCTTGACGACATCTTTGATCTGCGATGACATACCCGGCCAGAAGATGTTTGCTCTAGCCAGCTTGAGTGTTGATTCGATTCCATTGTGGCTTATGTGACAGCAGTCTACAAGTTTACGTCGTAGTACATGTGGTATCACTATTCGGTCTCCGCGAAACACTAAACCATCTTGAGTAGATAGCTCGTCacggaaattgaaataaatcttAACGCTGTCGGGTACACGATCGGCCGTCACAGGCCAACCGTGCTGTACGTATCCAATGATCAGTTGCATTGACTGGTCCTTGTTGGTCTCGGTTTTTATTTCCTCCAAGCGACTATCCGAAACTCCTAGAAACTTACTCAACTGCAGTTGTTCAACTTCGTTGGATACTTTGTAGATTTCACGTTTTTCGAAGAACTCTTCGGGGTTCTGCTCATTAAGCGGTGCGCGAGACAGAGCGTCAGCAACGACGTTCTCCTTGCCGGTTACAAACTCTATGGACAGTCTGTAGCGCTGGAGATTGAGCAGCATATGTTGAAGACGTCGCGGAGCAGAGAGTAGAGGCTTTTGGAACAAATTAATAAGCGGCTTGTGGTCTGTTTTGATAACGGTCTTGGGATTGCCAACGATCAATTGGTCGAATCGAGTGCACGTAAATAAAATTGCCAGCAGCTTCTTCTCAATCTGTGCGTAGTTCCGTTCCGTTTGGGTAAGCGTTCTCGATGCATACGCCAGTATTCCATCCATCTGGTAAACAACTGCACCCAAACCAAAACAACTGGCATCGCACTCAATGGTAAGTGGCTCGTTCATGTTGTAGTACCGAAGAGTGCCCACATCTGCAACAAGCGCCTTCACTCGACGAAACTCTTCTTCTTCGGTCGATGTCCATTGCCATGGCACCGATTCTAGGATTAACTTGCGGAGATTGGTGAGATTAGCACTAAGATTTTTCAAGAAACGGCTCAGGTAATTGACCATACCTATGAAGCGGTGGACCTCCTTGCGATTTGTTGGTGTGGGAAAGTTTTGGATCGTAGCTATCTTACTTTCGTCTGGCTTTATTCCTTCATCCGTCAGCACATGACCGTAGAACTTAACTGACGTCTGACAGAGTTTGAGCTTGGATTTGTTCAATTTCACATTGTGCTCTGCCAAACGATCTAAAAGTGTTTCCAAACAGCGGTTATGGTTGATCAGAGCCTCTTCCAATGTGTCGCCGGTTCCATAGACAAGCAAGTCATCCGCTATGCACTCAACTCCATTTAGTCCTTGAATTACTTCCTGTAGAcgcatttgaaatatttcaggaGCGGGTGCTATTCCAAATGGTAGGCGGGTCCAGCGATAGCGACCGAACGGGGTCCAGAACGTGGTAAGTTTGCTGCTGGGCTCATCTAATACCACATGCCAAAAACCTTTTTTAGCGTCGACAGTCGAAAATATTTTCGCCTTCCCCAATTCTGGAAGTATTTCGTCCAGCGTAACAAATTGTAGATTTGGACGCTTCAAAGCCTTATTCAACGGAATGGGTTCCAAACATATTCTGATACTAGGGTTTTCGGGGCTACCACGCTGTACaatcacccttattcttgtttacggcgtatctgacattcgttcgaacggatactttcgatcgaattcgaaaaaggtattcttgttttcgttcgaatgcgATACTTTCGGTGTTGGTGTTACCAGATGAATAacacccttattctcgttttcgatcgaatgacatACGTTCGgaagttttgcaattttgaattcttgttttcgttcgaacgaatgagaacagttcgatctttcgaacatcgttcgaacgaacgaaactttgcattcccgttttcgttcgaacgtatTTCTTCTATGGGCCGACAAACGCGACTCTGATACTGCGAATCATGACCGTTTAAAGcaatcaatgaaatttatttccgATTGGGGTGTTCCTAATAACGAAACTTTTGCGAGTTTAAACCACGAAACTGAAAGttctttaaaataacaaaattttaaagaccaaagaaatttttattccaagttttaaatttctttttaatctaAATCCTCGGTTGTCATTCTTTCACTGGACTGTCAAATGCGAATCTGATGCTGCAAATCCTGGGCATTTGAGGTAAAAGTTTGTGAAATTGGACGGTTATGGAATTGATGTGGTTCGAAAtagttgttttttaaagttaggtgaataaatattttttttattaaacaattTGAAGCAcacttttatttgaaagttcatTATCTTCCAAATCTTCTCTCTTCCTCTCGGCGGGTGAGATTTCAAACCGCAGCAGCATTTGGTATCACAACCATCACCGGCGGGCATTTCGAACAGCTTCTTGCGTCCAGATTCAACCAGCTTCTGGAAGGGCATCTAGGAAATAGCATTGTTGTCCACTGCACCTggagattgaaatgtttttaggATCCAGCTTGCTGCTGTTAACGATGATGAAAACGAATCAGCTACATCGGCTCCTCTTTTCTGACACCCTCCACCCTGACACTCGTGGATCTCgacataaaaaaaaccgcgcacataggaaaattacaaaaaacacaCGAAAATTCTGTTTTCCGTTACGACCGATTAAGATCGATAACATTTTACAATAACCAAAACAATTGTTTACAATATATTTTCTGACGAGAAACGTCATTTTGTCCAATCCGGGTGCttcgatttttcgaacatgaTCTGGTAACACCAACTCAAAACGTAtcgcgttcgaacgaaaacaagaatagctatttcgaattcgatcggaagtatccgttcgaacgaaagtcagatacgccgtaaaccaGAATAAGGGTGTAAGAAATTTCGAAGCCCAGATATCTGTCAAAATCACGTATCAAGCATGTAAACAACTGTTTTTCTTTGTAATGTGGTGAAGTTTTGGCCGAATCAGGGGGAAAGTTCTAGGCAACGTTGGGCTGGTCTTCAAGTTCCGGTCAGTGAACGAGTTGGAGCCGGTGCCCTGTCTGTCGGCTGAAGCGCTGGAGTTGATCGGAGACGCCGTACGTGACCACATAAAATCCAGAATTGTCAGTTGTCAACTGAAGTGTGCCATTCGGAATGATGCGGAGCTGACAAGCGCCTGGCGGACTGGACCGAATCGGATAAACTGGGACAACAAGCAGgtctggtgaaataaaaaaaatccaacagcaGCCGTGACCGGTCGAGATTCGGGCTGCTAATGAAGAGCTGCCCCGACGAAGGAGACAAGTTTCAGATCTAATGGCAAAAttccgatattttttttaaattagattaaTATTTAGATTAAAttagattaaataaaaatgacttcTTCGAATCTtacatttttgttatgaaaaattgcTCAAGAAAAATTTCCTAATTTTATCCTCCTTTTTAATCCACCACATATCTCATGTACTGGCAAACATGTCTGTAACAATCGGGTCAATTCGATCAAATCTAATAATTTTGAACCACATATTTTTGCATATCTTGGCCCAATTAGTTTAAAATCGGAATTTTCTTGTGTTTTTCcctatttgttttttattgattcatGATATGTTTGCCTTGAAtgtgagtttttcaatcaaacgtCCGCAGTTCGCAGCATTAGACTTGCGTTTGTCAGGCGGTAGCAGAGatacgttcgatcgaaaacgagaatgcattcattcgttcgaacgaactatgttcgaaagatcgaactgtaCTTatacgttcgaacgaaaacaagaatacgaatTGAggaaactttcgaacgaatgccattcgaacgaaaacaagaataagggtgaatAACTATGTTGCTTACCCATTCTGTGTGTTTCAGCTCTTTCACTATCAGGCCATCCTTCTCGAGAGATTCCAACTCCTTCTTCAGCTTGTCTCGCATAGCAATTGGCACTCTACGGGGTGGTTGAATTGAAGGTGCAATGCTCCTATCCTATCCACTTCTAGGGAAACGGTTCCAGCTAATTTCCCATACCcattgaaaatatcattatGAGCCTCAATAATTCTGGATGCTTGGACTCTGTAGACATTTAACAGCTTCCGGGAAGTGTCGGTCGACTTGGGTGCGATGAACGATACTTCTTTACAAAATCTCACGAAACCCAGAATACGACACGCTTTCGCCGATAGCAACGGACAGTGGTCACCCTCTACAACTTGAAGTACCAACTTGTATTTCTTATTTCTGCGGCGACATGGTATCTTTACTTCTCCAAGAACTTTAATTGGATTGCCTCCGAAACTTTGCAGACGGTATCTTGACGGAAACAATGACGGATTTGACTGCCCAGACAGTTTGGCTAAACATTGTTGACCAACTAGACTCGTGCTAGCTCCTGTATCCAATTCGCATTTCACTGATTTCCAAACACTACCGAACTTTAGAGCGAGATCCGCAGATACGCTACCACCACTTTCAGAGTTATCCACTATTTTTCCAATTACATATTCTTCATCACTTTCACTTGAAGTGTGGTTTGATGATTCGTCCTCCGATTCACTTGCgctattttcttttattatttcctTCACTTTCTTCGGTTTTTTATAGCTGGAACTCTGGCGTTTGCTGCAGACTTTCTCGTAATGGTTTTTTCCTTTACAGAGACGGCACCTTTTCCCCAAAGCTGGGCACGAGCCTTTGAAGAACTCATGTCGGTCACCACAAAATTTGCAGATGGGAGTTTTCTTCACCGgtcttgaaactttttttacatCACTGGTACTTGGAATCGCCAACTCCACAGATCTCTTTGCTGCTATCTCCTCCGCTCTGCACATGTCAACAGCTTTTGCCAAAGTTATATCGGTGATTGTTAACATTTTAGTACGGAGTTGTGACCACTTATTGGCAGTAACGACTTTATAAGTGATCAGTTCTGTTTCCAATACTCCCAGCCTGGCAGATTTGGCTAGAACCTTCAGGCGAGTCGTATAATCGTCGATGCATTCTCCAGACAACTGCGAAGCTGAGAAAAAGTCCAAACGATCTATGATGACGTTGCGCTTTGCTATGACTTTTTCCTTTATTGCTGCCAGAGCGTTTTCCACCGTTGCTTGTTCTGCTGTTGTTAGCTCGAAATTAAAGTATTTCTTCCTTGCCGGCTCTCCAATAACAGACATGAGGAAGCTCACTTTTTGTTCCTCGGTCACTCCAGGCCATCGGTCCATTCCGACAGCTTTAACGTAGCTAGTCCAACTTTTTTCGAAGAAATCGAAATTCTGCTCCATATCGCCTTCCAGGGTTAGAGCTGCTGGTTGTGGGACCGAAATATTGCCTCCCAGAGAGGGTCCCACAGGTGCAGCAAACTGAGCCGCAGCATTGGACTTTTGTATGCCGACCATCATTTGAACAAACAGCTTGGTCTGGTGCTCCAAAAGTTGAGCGAATTGATTTGGATCCATTGCGACGATCGAATAATCCAAAATGGCTGCCGTAGccacaaaattttctcaaaacaactttttcactacgcgacaaaaattgcaaacgaCGTTTTAAAACGCACAAACTGTTTCGAAATGTACACCAAATGTCTTATCAGCAACTAGCCGATTCTTCACTACGCGCAAATTCCAGAAATGTCTTTATTGAGAACTTTCTCGAAAATATTCTTTCACTGCGCGGCGAAAATTACAAATGGCTACCGACAACGAACGAACTGTCCTTAAGCACTTTTCTCGCGATTTCACAATGACGCCAAGAAATTGTTTTCAGAAGCACACGATGACTTCTGACACCATGTTTTATTATCTCGAAGTAATAACGTAATACGACAAACTATGGTGTAAcacagcgatgccacacataccgattttccggtatttataccgatttttgggcaaaattttgaccaagaatcggtatataccgattaccgatttttggcaaaacataccgattttataccgatttttaagattttgactcAAAATTCTTTCCACTTCAACATTTTCACTTgattcaagctatcctcgtaaaggtcccgtagaAAGGAGACAAAGTtcggtaccgtcaaacggggcatcatgcaacagcggggttagatgcaacatttacaTAACActacactgaatcaatttttaatttaatgtattgtaaacaagttatcttttaatggttttaaaatgatgatgacgtaatttctcgcatcttaagctagttttttgaagttttttattttttttataaaatttgaaaaatcgagcaataaatgtacaaattttcacattttttgaagccgtaaaaaactttatccagtatgacggattgtcttgataatattacctacaaacttttcacTGGTTTCCTAATGCTATACCAGCATTGTTGGTgtacaaatatttttcgaaaaatcacccaattttttgaaaaaaatatttctataattcagtttggtgtgtggggtaaaatgcaacaaaatgcaaatcaaagaaacaccttgtaattCTCATTTctatgtgctggaatatgaaaattttgcatcacgcgtttgtaaacattgaaatttcattcatccaaacatttatttttatgatttcagcttttagaatttttcgtagtattacttaacccctaaatgta
This sequence is a window from Uranotaenia lowii strain MFRU-FL chromosome 3, ASM2978415v1, whole genome shotgun sequence. Protein-coding genes within it:
- the LOC129755751 gene encoding carbonic anhydrase 2-like, giving the protein MKRFCSKDLVGVIVITVLVLSEASGHRFGYSKPDQRRWSKAHESCAGKHQSPIAISSSKAIPLNMPAIELVGYNNLLPGPITLHNNGHSVSLGIPKTDPAKGKHPYIFGGKLQNEYELEGLHFHWGDKNNRGSEHVLNDIRYPLEMHIIHRNKKYKNVAEALGYSDGLTVLGFFYQVTEHEGNEIGYLLRSFPAIEDYDNQVHLNYTFTLNSLLGDLDLTRFYTYKGSLTTPPCSEAVTWVVFPDLLNISISQIRRFRVLDTGMHGSPMVDNYRALQPLGNRRIFVRKVNARNTALDVVRNEIDHTKWDWVY